The genomic window TTTTCAATATGATCACGATTTTTCATGTATTGGTCATACAATTGAATGATCACTTCTTTAAACCCCGGAACACCGTAGCGGCTTTCTTTTGGAAAATATGTTCCTGCAAAAAACGGCTTTTGATCCGGTGTCATAAACACACTTAACGGCCAGCCGCCGTGTCCATTCATCATCTGGCAAATGTTCATATAAATTGAATCGATATCCGGACGTTCCTCCCGGTCGACTTTAATGGAAACGAATCTCTCATTTAACAGCTTTGCAACCTCTTCATCTTCGAACGATTCACGTTCCATAACATGGCACTAGTGGCATGTGGATTATTACACCAAACTAGGAGTACCCAATAGATACGAAAACAGGTTTGTTTTCGCGTTTCGATTTCTCGAATGCTTCATCTCCCCAGGGGTACCAATTAACAGGGTTATAAGCATGTTGTAGTAAATATGGTGATTTTTCAGCGATTAATCTATTGGGTTTTTGATTAGTTGGCATATGACCACCTTCTTTCCTAATGATTTTTTTGTTAGTAAAATTTACATAATTACCTTGCCACAAATTGAAATAAAAGATTCTCTTAAAGATAAAGAAAGCCTTCAAGCTTCAATTTTGTAAAAAGTTTAAAAACAAAGAGCCCCCATCACCAGACTCTTCTAACATTTTCCTTTCTTCCGCTTAGTGTCTTTGAATAATAAACTGATCTTCAAGCAATGTCCAATTTTGAGGGAAAGGCT from Bacillus methanolicus includes these protein-coding regions:
- a CDS encoding DUF255 domain-containing protein — protein: MPTNQKPNRLIAEKSPYLLQHAYNPVNWYPWGDEAFEKSKRENKPVFVSIGYS